In Amycolatopsis methanolica 239, a single genomic region encodes these proteins:
- a CDS encoding replication initiator: MRLPLSTEVMKATAEKHGVCVRPFTMEVGDPDTGELRYIAVPCGSTVESVCGPCAKKAKALRMAQCREGWHLTEEPDFTPAPPTPEQKELIEFRADLVARYREAVEHGEEGQADELRDEIRGVDEELRQLGMRGRLPSPDLPSKRPVKRSTKRRQDAPNLPRKKVAKTTVGREYAGKFRPSMFVTLTCDTYGRVRDDGTPVDMATYDYRRAARDAVHFASLVDRWWQNLRRVVGWDVQYFATVEPQKRTAPHLHAALRGSIPHEVLRQVTEATYHQVWWPRHDELVYGGDRLPVWDARVKGFVDPEKHEPLTPWEEAVEEVEEPAHVVTFGRQVHSKGILGGTEEAGRHIGYLTKYLTKSTGEVVEATSARQREHHDRLHAELAITPCSPRCAVWLLYGVQPLGASSRMTPGHCKGRAHRRTTLGLPGRRVLVSRKWSGKSLADHKADRKAFVRDMLANVGIVKPDEDTSRLIWRKVQPGDRDAPPRAHLLMRAIAERITWKAEYDRALLAAHPPGSETSAIQQAA; this comes from the coding sequence ATGCGGCTGCCGCTGTCCACGGAGGTCATGAAGGCCACCGCGGAGAAGCACGGGGTGTGCGTGCGGCCGTTCACGATGGAAGTCGGCGACCCCGACACCGGCGAACTCCGCTACATCGCCGTGCCCTGCGGCTCCACCGTGGAGAGCGTCTGCGGGCCGTGTGCCAAGAAGGCCAAGGCGTTGCGGATGGCCCAGTGCCGGGAAGGCTGGCACCTCACCGAGGAACCCGACTTCACCCCGGCCCCACCGACACCGGAGCAGAAGGAGTTGATCGAGTTCCGCGCGGATCTGGTGGCGCGGTATCGGGAGGCGGTCGAGCACGGTGAGGAGGGCCAGGCCGACGAGCTGCGGGACGAGATCCGCGGGGTTGATGAGGAACTTCGGCAACTCGGCATGCGCGGCCGGCTCCCGTCGCCGGACCTGCCGTCGAAGCGGCCGGTGAAGCGGTCAACCAAGCGGCGGCAGGACGCCCCCAACCTGCCCCGGAAAAAGGTCGCCAAAACCACCGTGGGGCGGGAGTACGCCGGGAAGTTCCGGCCGTCGATGTTCGTGACCCTGACCTGCGACACCTACGGCCGGGTGCGGGACGACGGGACACCGGTCGACATGGCGACCTATGACTATCGGCGGGCGGCGCGGGATGCGGTGCACTTCGCCTCGCTGGTGGATCGGTGGTGGCAGAACCTCCGCCGCGTCGTCGGCTGGGACGTCCAGTACTTCGCCACGGTGGAGCCGCAGAAGCGCACCGCCCCGCACCTGCACGCGGCATTGCGGGGGTCGATTCCGCATGAGGTGCTGCGGCAGGTCACCGAGGCCACCTACCACCAGGTCTGGTGGCCCCGCCACGACGAGCTGGTCTATGGCGGGGACCGGCTGCCCGTGTGGGACGCGCGGGTGAAGGGGTTTGTGGATCCGGAGAAGCACGAGCCGTTGACGCCGTGGGAGGAGGCGGTGGAGGAGGTCGAAGAACCGGCACACGTGGTGACGTTCGGGCGGCAGGTGCACTCCAAGGGCATCCTCGGCGGCACCGAAGAAGCCGGACGCCACATCGGCTACCTCACCAAATACCTCACCAAGAGCACCGGCGAGGTGGTCGAAGCCACGAGCGCGAGGCAGCGGGAGCACCACGACCGGCTTCACGCGGAACTGGCGATCACTCCGTGTTCGCCTCGGTGTGCGGTGTGGCTGCTCTACGGGGTGCAGCCACTCGGGGCCTCCAGCCGGATGACTCCGGGCCACTGCAAAGGCCGGGCACACCGGCGCACCACCCTCGGGCTCCCCGGCCGGCGGGTCCTGGTCTCCCGAAAGTGGTCCGGGAAGTCGCTGGCCGATCACAAGGCGGACCGGAAGGCGTTCGTCCGGGACATGCTCGCGAACGTCGGCATCGTCAAACCCGACGAAGACACCTCACGGCTGATCTGGCGCAAAGTCCAACCCGGCGACCGGGACGCACCACCACGCGCGCACCTCCTGATGCGGGCCATCGCAGAACGGATCACCTGGAAGGCCGAGTACGACCGGGCACTCCTCGCGGCCCATCCACCGGGCTCAGAAACTTCGGCAATTCAGCAAGCAGCCTGA
- a CDS encoding GntR family transcriptional regulator produces MYEWLADDIAARIASGEMPPRSALPNERRLAEEYRVSLGTARHAVEILRERGLVTTIRSKGTFVVERETNR; encoded by the coding sequence GTGTACGAGTGGCTGGCCGATGACATCGCAGCGCGAATCGCCTCGGGCGAGATGCCTCCGCGAAGCGCGCTGCCCAACGAACGTCGTCTCGCTGAGGAGTACCGCGTCTCTCTGGGCACAGCGAGGCACGCGGTCGAGATCCTCCGTGAACGCGGCCTGGTGACCACGATTCGCTCCAAGGGCACGTTCGTGGTCGAGCGCGAGACCAACCGCTGA
- a CDS encoding GntR family transcriptional regulator — MQVANALRAAILTKKFSPGDKLPSRNELAKTYNVAPMTVQNALRELREEGLIVSRQGSGVFVRERTERPIGLRPHIERAFEAQHVTVDFAGFSGETLHGVIAEPLDKIRIGRLRPESIRVRLLVPDPRQPWTLPVTVDERTDSPVFRKRAEEIMRRNTLAIVDSVTELADLGLINEASAEIRVHNVPPTFKLYLINDEEAFFGFYPVREHVISYDGQTESMYDLMGKDAILFHHSANDDDTSTGSQYVDQAKTWFESMWSSVGKDFQR, encoded by the coding sequence GTGCAGGTGGCGAACGCCCTTCGCGCTGCGATCCTGACCAAGAAGTTCAGCCCGGGCGACAAGCTGCCCTCGCGGAACGAGCTGGCGAAGACCTACAACGTCGCCCCGATGACCGTGCAGAACGCCCTGCGTGAGCTGCGCGAAGAGGGCCTGATCGTTTCCCGTCAGGGCAGCGGTGTGTTCGTCCGAGAGCGCACCGAACGCCCCATCGGCCTCCGCCCGCACATCGAGCGCGCGTTCGAGGCACAACATGTGACCGTCGACTTCGCGGGCTTCTCCGGCGAGACCCTGCACGGCGTCATCGCCGAGCCCCTGGACAAGATCCGCATTGGCCGGCTTCGCCCCGAGTCGATCCGGGTCCGACTGCTCGTGCCCGATCCGAGGCAGCCTTGGACGCTGCCGGTGACCGTGGACGAGCGCACTGACAGCCCGGTCTTCCGCAAGCGGGCCGAAGAGATCATGCGCCGGAACACGCTCGCGATCGTCGATTCCGTGACCGAACTCGCCGACCTTGGTTTGATCAACGAGGCATCGGCCGAGATCCGGGTGCACAACGTGCCGCCGACATTCAAGCTCTACCTGATCAACGACGAGGAAGCCTTCTTCGGCTTCTATCCGGTCCGCGAGCACGTCATCAGCTACGACGGCCAGACCGAGTCCATGTACGACCTGATGGGCAAAGACGCGATCCTGTTCCACCACTCGGCGAACGACGACGACACGTCGACCGGGTCGCAGTACGTCGACCAGGCCAAGACGTGGTTCGAGAGCATGTGGTCCAGCGTCGGCAAGGACTTCCAGCGATGA
- a CDS encoding HAD family hydrolase codes for MTAAELLDQARALLLDFDGPVCSVFAGIPAPVVADQLRTVLADAGHASPEPVASSSDPFDVLEYAASLGDDDARYVEAAFTAHEVEAMTTAAPTEGAHELMQAWHGSGRPLAIVSNNSAAAISAYLDFYGLRPLVDTVSARESADIRLLKPRPHLLNQALRALGIPAERCVFVGDSLTDIEAAKAAGVRSIGYANKPGKRERFTSAGADAITDVLTELATVP; via the coding sequence ATGACGGCCGCGGAGCTGCTGGACCAGGCCCGAGCGCTCCTCCTCGACTTCGACGGCCCGGTGTGCTCGGTCTTCGCGGGAATCCCCGCACCCGTCGTCGCAGACCAGCTCCGCACTGTCCTCGCCGACGCCGGACATGCGTCACCTGAGCCCGTGGCGAGCAGCAGCGACCCGTTCGACGTGCTCGAATACGCCGCCTCACTCGGTGACGACGACGCCCGATACGTCGAGGCCGCGTTCACCGCCCACGAGGTCGAGGCGATGACCACCGCAGCGCCGACCGAGGGCGCTCACGAACTCATGCAGGCGTGGCACGGTTCCGGCCGGCCCTTGGCGATCGTGAGCAACAACAGCGCCGCCGCCATCAGCGCCTACCTCGACTTCTACGGCCTCCGCCCCCTGGTCGACACGGTATCGGCCCGCGAGAGCGCAGACATCCGACTCCTCAAGCCACGCCCGCACCTCCTGAACCAGGCCCTCCGGGCACTGGGGATCCCCGCTGAGCGATGCGTCTTCGTCGGCGACTCCCTGACCGACATCGAAGCCGCCAAAGCCGCCGGTGTCCGGTCGATCGGCTACGCCAACAAACCAGGCAAGCGCGAGCGCTTCACCAGCGCCGGAGCCGACGCGATCACCGATGTACTGACCGAGCTAGCCACAGTCCCGTGA
- a CDS encoding helix-turn-helix domain-containing protein produces MNTHYLNVEQAAEYLNTSVRFVRRLIAERRIAFHKVGVHVRLAVDDLEAFVQAGRVEPINAASVLRDLGRAA; encoded by the coding sequence TTGAACACGCACTACCTGAACGTCGAGCAGGCGGCCGAGTACCTGAACACCTCGGTGCGCTTCGTCCGTCGGCTGATCGCCGAACGCCGGATCGCCTTCCACAAGGTCGGCGTTCACGTTCGGCTGGCCGTCGACGACCTGGAGGCGTTCGTGCAGGCCGGTCGGGTCGAGCCGATCAATGCGGCGTCCGTGCTCCGCGACCTCGGACGGGCAGCCTGA
- a CDS encoding FtsK/SpoIIIE domain-containing protein codes for MNAHTFGVLLLGSAGLAVVVWVLQKLGKALASIAEALAAAAVVFLALWWVLKGAVWVVKEILTHPRTTLAVLAVAAWCMWLGWMSLAVTGLVIATGLLTWRRFHLVSFDQWAGRALRSWWFRWALYMPKLPEWLHACGLSVKDDTVPVDLTVTLVGRKKITRDQRRPGVRLPKVRRVRSGASWDEVRVELVPGQKPEDFDEAARELAVARKVARCQVRELAPNVVSIDFQRRDLLATPVPCPQFTELDASAVDLRRAWAGRTEYGEDWHLPLYGSGSHTLTAGASGAGKNSVMWCPLASIAPAIRDGLVRVTGIDPKGMELAYGRGIFHRYAVTPKDALEVLDELVAAMDTRKAEFAGRVRNVPVSTENPLELLEFDEIGALTKYTDRKTREQIIEKVALLTTQGRALGFTVRGYVQEPTKDTVPVRELFPRRICLRVTSKSHVGMVLGDQAYERGAWANRIGESEAGTGYVWGEGIREPLRVRAGWVPDEAVKALEAFVTGGAVVPFRGPEGGVAA; via the coding sequence ATGAACGCACACACCTTCGGAGTCCTGTTGCTCGGCAGTGCCGGCCTCGCCGTTGTTGTCTGGGTGCTCCAAAAGCTCGGCAAGGCGCTCGCCTCGATCGCGGAAGCCCTCGCCGCTGCTGCGGTGGTTTTCCTTGCCCTGTGGTGGGTTCTCAAGGGCGCGGTCTGGGTCGTCAAGGAGATCCTGACGCATCCGCGGACCACGCTCGCTGTGCTCGCGGTAGCGGCGTGGTGCATGTGGTTGGGTTGGATGTCGTTGGCGGTGACCGGTCTCGTCATCGCGACGGGACTGCTGACCTGGCGGCGCTTCCACCTGGTGTCGTTCGACCAGTGGGCCGGGCGCGCGCTGCGCTCGTGGTGGTTCCGCTGGGCGCTCTACATGCCCAAGCTGCCGGAATGGCTGCACGCCTGCGGCCTGAGCGTCAAGGACGACACCGTGCCGGTCGATCTGACCGTGACGCTCGTCGGACGGAAGAAGATCACGCGCGACCAGCGGCGGCCCGGTGTTCGGTTGCCCAAGGTCCGGCGAGTGCGGTCGGGTGCCTCGTGGGACGAGGTGCGGGTCGAGCTGGTACCGGGACAGAAGCCCGAGGACTTCGACGAGGCTGCGCGGGAACTCGCCGTGGCGCGCAAGGTCGCCCGGTGCCAGGTGCGGGAGCTGGCTCCCAACGTGGTGTCCATCGACTTCCAGCGCCGGGACCTGCTCGCCACTCCGGTGCCCTGCCCGCAGTTCACCGAGCTGGACGCCTCAGCTGTGGACCTGCGACGCGCCTGGGCTGGGCGGACCGAGTACGGGGAGGACTGGCACCTGCCGCTGTACGGCTCGGGAAGCCACACGCTCACGGCCGGCGCTTCGGGCGCGGGCAAGAACTCGGTGATGTGGTGCCCGCTCGCGTCGATCGCCCCAGCGATCCGGGACGGCCTCGTGCGCGTGACCGGCATCGACCCGAAGGGCATGGAACTCGCGTACGGGCGCGGGATCTTCCACCGGTATGCGGTGACGCCGAAGGACGCGCTCGAAGTCCTGGATGAGCTGGTGGCGGCGATGGACACGCGTAAGGCGGAGTTCGCTGGGCGAGTTCGCAATGTGCCGGTCAGCACCGAGAACCCGCTTGAGCTGCTGGAGTTCGACGAGATCGGAGCCCTGACCAAGTACACCGACCGGAAGACCCGTGAGCAGATCATCGAGAAGGTGGCTCTGCTGACCACGCAGGGCCGGGCGCTCGGGTTCACGGTCCGCGGCTACGTGCAGGAGCCGACGAAGGACACGGTCCCAGTCCGGGAGCTGTTCCCCCGCCGTATCTGCCTGCGAGTCACCTCGAAGTCGCACGTGGGCATGGTGCTCGGGGACCAGGCGTACGAGCGGGGTGCGTGGGCCAACCGCATCGGCGAGTCCGAAGCGGGCACCGGCTACGTGTGGGGTGAGGGCATCCGTGAGCCGCTGCGTGTGCGGGCCGGTTGGGTGCCGGATGAGGCGGTCAAGGCACTCGAAGCCTTCGTGACCGGCGGGGCTGTCGTGCCGTTCCGCGGCCCTGAGGGCGGTGTTGCGGCATGA
- a CDS encoding phosphotransferase, giving the protein MKVPDKLASSVRARWPDRADTWLTSIGPELDELTRQHSATPQRVLPARYAFVVSATSPHGPLIFRASPDPAALDQATVAEALGHLDVGPKIHLTTSTDTGSWTVMEQVIPGTPLADANPATLDIEALARPLRAMAGQPAPSADLPLITDWLRDRLTNDNLTELPVGEQIAPKAERVHALELLDDLAADMRPGLCHGDASPWNILAGPNNHWKLIDPRGMQGEPEYDAAVVAYKLERILHTSHAGAMVAAASGIRFARVVPWMHIARAARI; this is encoded by the coding sequence GTGAAGGTCCCGGACAAGCTCGCCAGCTCTGTGCGAGCACGATGGCCCGACCGCGCGGACACCTGGCTGACCAGCATCGGCCCCGAACTCGACGAACTGACCCGCCAGCACTCGGCGACCCCGCAGCGCGTCCTACCAGCGCGGTACGCCTTCGTGGTCAGTGCGACCAGCCCGCACGGCCCGCTCATCTTCCGAGCCTCACCCGACCCGGCGGCCCTTGACCAAGCCACCGTCGCCGAAGCACTGGGCCACCTCGACGTAGGCCCCAAGATCCACCTCACGACCAGCACCGACACCGGTTCATGGACGGTGATGGAGCAGGTCATCCCCGGAACCCCACTCGCCGACGCCAACCCGGCGACCCTCGACATCGAGGCCCTGGCCCGCCCCCTCCGGGCAATGGCCGGCCAACCCGCACCGTCGGCCGACCTGCCACTCATCACCGACTGGCTCCGCGACCGCCTCACCAACGACAACCTCACCGAACTCCCAGTCGGCGAGCAGATAGCCCCCAAGGCCGAACGAGTCCACGCCCTTGAACTCCTCGACGACCTCGCCGCAGACATGCGCCCCGGCCTCTGCCACGGCGACGCCTCACCCTGGAACATCCTCGCAGGTCCCAACAACCACTGGAAGCTCATCGACCCCCGCGGCATGCAAGGCGAACCCGAGTACGATGCAGCAGTGGTGGCGTACAAGCTTGAGCGTATCCTGCATACTTCCCATGCAGGGGCGATGGTCGCCGCAGCCTCCGGTATAAGGTTTGCTCGGGTTGTACCGTGGATGCACATTGCGCGTGCTGCACGAATTTAG